One Xyrauchen texanus isolate HMW12.3.18 chromosome 34, RBS_HiC_50CHRs, whole genome shotgun sequence genomic window carries:
- the LOC127628195 gene encoding interferon-inducible GTPase 5-like, producing MSTSEDDSVITQEVLEDLKESISAQDLPSAADNIKHFLDQQDRVELNIAVTGESGSGKSTFINAFRGLGDEDEDEDAAETGLVETTTEPKAYKHPKYKNVKLWDLPGIGTLKSLKLVQFERYDFFIIIASGRFRECHADLVKEIKRMKKNFYFVRSKTDLSIDAERRKKHFDEKKMLDNIREDCVKGLREIGVEDPVVFLISSWDLNKYDFNSLHKRMETELPQHKRHVVMLTVPNITTEIIERKKKALEKNISRVALLSAGAAAVPVPGLSVAVDIALLVYEIQKYKTAFGLDDESLERISERSGKSIEFIKSEMKSGVRVGMDKDILLNLLCKSFVLLVKNAVQFQLIVHYKHILGNVAAAGLSYVTVSYMLKKVLNDAAEDVRNVLKISLRYCTSIHNYLW from the exons ATGTCTACATCAGAAGATGACTCTGTTATTACTCAGGAGGTGCTGGAAGATCTTAAAGAATCGATATCTGCTCAAGATCTGCCATCAGCTGCTGACAACATCAAACATTTCCTCGACCAGCAAGATCGTGTTGAGCTTAATATTGCTGTGACGGGGGAATCTGGTTCTGGAAAGTCCACATTTATCAATGCTTTTAGGGGTTTGggagatgaagatgaagatgaggaTGCAGCTGAAACTGGTTTAGTGGAGACCACTACAGAACCCAAAGCTTACAAACacccaaaatataaaaatgtgaaaCTCTGGGATCTTCCTGGAATTGGAACACTAAAGTCCCTTAAACTTGTTCAGTTTGAGCGCTATGATTTTTTCATCATCATCGCTTCAGGTCGTTTCAGAGAATGTCACGCTGACCTGGTCAAAGAGATCAAGAGAATGAAGAAGAATTTCTATTTTGTTCGTTCCAAGACTGAtttgagtattgatgctgaaagaagaaagaaacacTTTGATGAGAAAAAGATGCTGGACAACATACGAGAGGACTGTGTTAAAG GTCTGAGAGAGATCGGTGTAGAGGATCCTGTTGTGTTCTTGATTTCTAGTTGGGATCTCAACAAGTATGATTTTAATTCACTGCACAAGAGGATGGAGACTGAACTCCCACAACACAAGAGACATGTGGTGATGCTGACTGTACCAAATATCACAACAGAGATTATTGAGAGAAAGAAGAAAGCTCTAGAGAAAAACATTTCAAGAGTAGCTTTATTATCTGCTGGTGCGGCTGCAGTTCCTGTTCCTGGTCTTTCAGTCGCTGTAGATATAGCTCTGTTAGTATATGAGATACAAAAGTACAAGACTGCATTTGGTCTGGATGATGAATCTCTGGAGAGGATCAGTGAAAGATCTGGGAAGAGTATTGAGTTTATAAAGAGTGAGATGAAATCAGGAGTGCGTGTTGGAATGGACAAAGATATACTCTTAAACCTGCTGTGTAAAAGCTTTGTTCTTTTAGTAAAAAATGCTGTTCAGTTTCAGCTGATTGTTCACTATAAACACATTTTAGGCAATGTGGCGGCTGCAGGATTGTCTTATGTGACAGTTTCATACATGCTGAAGAAAGTTCTGAATGATGCAGCAGAAGATGTCAGGAATGTGCTGAAGATCTCACTGAGATACTGTACCAGCATTCATAACTATCTGTGGTAA